One genomic segment of Ictalurus punctatus breed USDA103 chromosome 12, Coco_2.0, whole genome shotgun sequence includes these proteins:
- the odad3 gene encoding coiled-coil domain-containing protein 151 isoform X2 yields MSNKTFSEGDRSAQYESSQSLIKKNREIILQLRQENKLLHRKLAETLAGDEQVIRDAFQSRSSEKAAYRNMSGKEAVQVLDQKVCDKVKKLNALKHMTNTQRHRLEELNTDYNTVRETRPGLLIDGVATNLRVLENRLEKAQLKCQEAEHIMKSYQKLKEHLQEESLTFQSQLDELENEIILQKQELRDLQLMNNNAHQAKDTAKAELQRQELMVYGERSDRELTLNRYKKQAEEQKAQTDRGERRTQRVVLHTDELSSEAQRSGVAEGENDKTISSFEEAFQRITEATGVTDIQKVVERFISQRDSHTQLEQLKVQNERELQRLKEERDTVHTQYQDMKYSGETKLTHGRRMLEECESQLHREQQRRDAAKETLDRITHTLNTVSNAVEHLYDKLQHITLQDAPVQRECVSPLPVLDLMQEAELKLMQLQDKLQGCDIHTLIKEMGEQEFHASIEGKLPDYNTRITLPDYQRADLYEEEDDSWEDDGDVVTRTSLKRQSQLIIDSRTKRKTRLRKRKSKL; encoded by the exons ATGTctaacaaaacattttctg AGGGAGACAGAAGCGCGCAGTATGAGAGCTCACAGAGTTTAATAAAGAAGAACAGAGAGATAATCCTGCAGCTCAGACAGGAGAATAAACTCCTACACCGGAAACTGGCCGAGACGCTTGCG GGAGATGAGCAGGTCATCAGGGATGCTTTCCAATCCCGCAGCTCAGAGAAAGCTGCCTACAGGAACATGTCCGGGAag gaagcgGTGCAGGTTCTGGATCAGAAAGTGTGTGATAAAGTGAAGAAGTTGAACGCACTGAAACATATGACGAACACACAGCGCCACCGTCTGGAAGAACTGAACACTGACTATAACACCGTGAGAGAAACCAGACCAGGCCTGCTGATTGATGGGGTCGCcacg AACCTGCGTGTGTTGGAGAACCGGTTAGAAAAAGCACAACTGAAATGCCAGGAGGCCGAACACATCATGAAGAGCTACCAAAAACTAAAGGAGCACCTGCag gAGGAGAGTCTAACGTTCCAGTCTCAGTTAGATGAGTTGGAGAATGAGATTATTCTACAGAAACAGGAGCTCAGAGATCTACAGCTAATGAACAACAACGCACATCAGGCCAAAGACACAgccaag gcggaGCTACAGCGTCAGGAGTTGATGGTGTACGGTGAGAGGAGCGATAGAGAGCTCACCCTGAACCGCTACAAAAAACAAGCAGAGGAACAAAAAGCACAAACTGACAGGGGGGAACGCCGA acccAGAGGGTGGTGCTGCACACAGATGAGTTGAGTAGTGAAGCCCAGCGCAGTGGAGTAGCAGAAGGAGAGAACGACAAAACCATCTCCAGCTTCGAGGAGGCTTTCCAACGCATCACAGAGGCTACAGGAGTCACTGACATACAg aaggtgGTGGAAAGGTTCATATCTCAGCGTGACTCTCACACACAACTGGAGCAGCTGAAGGTGCAGAACGAGCGTGAGCTTCAGCGGCtaaaggaggagagagacacagtACACACTCAGTACCAGGACATGAAGTACTCAGGGGAGACCAAACTGACCCA tgggaGGAGGATGTTGGAGGAGTGTGAGTCTCAGTTACATAGGGAACAGCAGAGACGTGATGCAGCTAAAGAGACTCTGgacagaatcacacacacactgaacaccgTGAGCAACGCTGTGGAGCATCTGTATGACAAACTTCAGCACATCACActgcag gatgccCCTGTGcagcgagagtgtgtgtctcCTCTGCCTGTTTTGGATCTGATGCAGGAGGCGGAGCTGAAACTGATGCAGCTGCAGGACAAACTACAGGGATgtgatatacacacactcatcaagGAGATGGGGGAGCaggag ttccATGCCAGCATTGAGGGAAAGCTTCCTGACTACAACACTCGCATCACACTGCCGGATTATCAGCGAGCCGACCTGTACGAAg AAGAGGACGACAGCTgggaagatgatggtgatgtcgTCACTCGGACGTCCCTCAAACGCCAGTCGCAGCTCATCATCGACTCGAGGACGAAGAGGAAGACTCGcctgaggaagaggaagagcaaACTGTGA
- the odad3 gene encoding coiled-coil domain-containing protein 151 isoform X1, translating to MPATFSSKSTRPPIQDQISELQRKIQLLEGDRSAQYESSQSLIKKNREIILQLRQENKLLHRKLAETLAGDEQVIRDAFQSRSSEKAAYRNMSGKEAVQVLDQKVCDKVKKLNALKHMTNTQRHRLEELNTDYNTVRETRPGLLIDGVATNLRVLENRLEKAQLKCQEAEHIMKSYQKLKEHLQEESLTFQSQLDELENEIILQKQELRDLQLMNNNAHQAKDTAKAELQRQELMVYGERSDRELTLNRYKKQAEEQKAQTDRGERRTQRVVLHTDELSSEAQRSGVAEGENDKTISSFEEAFQRITEATGVTDIQKVVERFISQRDSHTQLEQLKVQNERELQRLKEERDTVHTQYQDMKYSGETKLTHGRRMLEECESQLHREQQRRDAAKETLDRITHTLNTVSNAVEHLYDKLQHITLQDAPVQRECVSPLPVLDLMQEAELKLMQLQDKLQGCDIHTLIKEMGEQEFHASIEGKLPDYNTRITLPDYQRADLYEEEDDSWEDDGDVVTRTSLKRQSQLIIDSRTKRKTRLRKRKSKL from the exons AGGGAGACAGAAGCGCGCAGTATGAGAGCTCACAGAGTTTAATAAAGAAGAACAGAGAGATAATCCTGCAGCTCAGACAGGAGAATAAACTCCTACACCGGAAACTGGCCGAGACGCTTGCG GGAGATGAGCAGGTCATCAGGGATGCTTTCCAATCCCGCAGCTCAGAGAAAGCTGCCTACAGGAACATGTCCGGGAag gaagcgGTGCAGGTTCTGGATCAGAAAGTGTGTGATAAAGTGAAGAAGTTGAACGCACTGAAACATATGACGAACACACAGCGCCACCGTCTGGAAGAACTGAACACTGACTATAACACCGTGAGAGAAACCAGACCAGGCCTGCTGATTGATGGGGTCGCcacg AACCTGCGTGTGTTGGAGAACCGGTTAGAAAAAGCACAACTGAAATGCCAGGAGGCCGAACACATCATGAAGAGCTACCAAAAACTAAAGGAGCACCTGCag gAGGAGAGTCTAACGTTCCAGTCTCAGTTAGATGAGTTGGAGAATGAGATTATTCTACAGAAACAGGAGCTCAGAGATCTACAGCTAATGAACAACAACGCACATCAGGCCAAAGACACAgccaag gcggaGCTACAGCGTCAGGAGTTGATGGTGTACGGTGAGAGGAGCGATAGAGAGCTCACCCTGAACCGCTACAAAAAACAAGCAGAGGAACAAAAAGCACAAACTGACAGGGGGGAACGCCGA acccAGAGGGTGGTGCTGCACACAGATGAGTTGAGTAGTGAAGCCCAGCGCAGTGGAGTAGCAGAAGGAGAGAACGACAAAACCATCTCCAGCTTCGAGGAGGCTTTCCAACGCATCACAGAGGCTACAGGAGTCACTGACATACAg aaggtgGTGGAAAGGTTCATATCTCAGCGTGACTCTCACACACAACTGGAGCAGCTGAAGGTGCAGAACGAGCGTGAGCTTCAGCGGCtaaaggaggagagagacacagtACACACTCAGTACCAGGACATGAAGTACTCAGGGGAGACCAAACTGACCCA tgggaGGAGGATGTTGGAGGAGTGTGAGTCTCAGTTACATAGGGAACAGCAGAGACGTGATGCAGCTAAAGAGACTCTGgacagaatcacacacacactgaacaccgTGAGCAACGCTGTGGAGCATCTGTATGACAAACTTCAGCACATCACActgcag gatgccCCTGTGcagcgagagtgtgtgtctcCTCTGCCTGTTTTGGATCTGATGCAGGAGGCGGAGCTGAAACTGATGCAGCTGCAGGACAAACTACAGGGATgtgatatacacacactcatcaagGAGATGGGGGAGCaggag ttccATGCCAGCATTGAGGGAAAGCTTCCTGACTACAACACTCGCATCACACTGCCGGATTATCAGCGAGCCGACCTGTACGAAg AAGAGGACGACAGCTgggaagatgatggtgatgtcgTCACTCGGACGTCCCTCAAACGCCAGTCGCAGCTCATCATCGACTCGAGGACGAAGAGGAAGACTCGcctgaggaagaggaagagcaaACTGTGA